The Streptomyces taklimakanensis nucleotide sequence GCCTGGGCCCTGGCCCTGGCGGTCAACCGCAGGGTGCCCCGAGCGGTGTCCCGCACCCGCGACTTCGACTTCCGGCTCGACGGACTGCTGGGACGCGACTTCCACGGACGCACCGCCGGGATCCTGGGCACGGGGAGGATCGGTGCCGCCTTCGCCCGGATCGCCGCGGGCTTCGGCATGCGCCTGCTCGGCGCCGACGTCGCCCGCAACCCCGAGTGCGAGGCCCTGGGCGTGGAGTACGTCGACCGCGACCGACTGTTCGCCGAAGCCGACCTGGTCAGCCTGCACCTGCCGCTGCTGCCCGACACCCACCACGTGGTCGACGCCGCCGCCCTGCGCCGGATGAAGGACGACGCGATCCTGGTCAACACCAGCCGCGGCGGCCTGATCGACGCCCAGGCCCTGGTGGAGACCCTGCGGGCGGGCCGCCTGGACGGGGTGGGCCTGGACGTCTACGAGGAGGAGGCCGGGGTCTTCTTCTTCGACCGCTCCCTGGAGGTGATGACCGACGACACCCTCGCCCGCCTGATGACCTTCCGCAACGTCCTGGTCAGCTCCCACCAGGCGTACTTCACCCGCGACGCGGTGGGACAGATCGTCGACGCCACCGCGCGCACCGTCGAGGACCACCTGGCGGGACGCGTGAGCGAGAACTTCCTGGTGCCCCCGCCCGCCCCCCACTGACCGAACGGCGCCGCCGGGGACTCGGCACGGGGACTCAGTACAGGGAGGCGGGCCACCCCACCGTCACCGCCAGGACGACCCCCGCGTCGACGGCGACGCCCACCGACAACCAGGGGTTGAACCAGAGCGTCTTCAGCACCAGCCCGCTCGCCGCCGCCAACACCGCCGCCGGCGCCCACCAGCCCAGGCCCGCCGCCAGCGCCACGCCCGCCGCGGCGTACAGCAGGGCCGTGATCGAGGCCAGGCCCACCGCACCCGCCCTGGCGGTCTCCTCGCTCAGGTGGGCCACGGCCAGCGCCCAGGAGTGGCCGGGCACGAAGAGGGGAGGATGCTCGGGATCCGCCGGCGTCGCCCAGACCCTCAGGTGCACCAGGGCGTGGGCGAGCAACAGGACGACCACCAGGGCTCTGATCACACCGTCGCCCCCTTCCGCTCCCGTCCGTCTCCCCCCGGTTCGGTGCCGCCCCGCTCCGGCCGGAGACGGGGCGCGGGCGACGCCGTCGGCGCGACCGTCACCGCACTCCACCGCCGCCTACACCGCCGACACCGCCGCCCCCGCGCACGGCCGGCACCAGCAGCACCGGACAGTGGGCGTGGTGGAGCAGCGAGTGCACCACCGGTCCCAGCCGCAGCGCCGCCCTGCCGCGTCCGCGGTGGGCGGCCACGACCGCCACGTCCGCCTCCCCGCTCGCCTCCACCAGGAGGCGAGCGGCACCGCCGGTGACCGTCCTGGCCCGGACGGTCACCTCCGGGTACCGCTCGCGGAACGGATCCAACACCTGCTCCACCAGCACCTCCTCGCTCCGCCCGATCCGGGCCATGTCCTGCCGGAGCGGACCGGTGGGCATCAGCGGCTCGCCGGGCGGCGCCAGACGGTGGTAGATCCAGGCGTGCAGCACCGTCAACGCGGCGTCCCGGGTCCTGGCCTCCTCGAAGGCCGCCTCCACCGCGGCGTGGTCGTCCTCGCCCTCCAGCCCCAGCAGGACGGTGCCGCGGGGAACGCGCTCGTGCTCCGGCGGCAGCTCGCCGCGCACGACCATCAGCGGCCCCACCACGTGGGCGGCGGCCCGCAGGCTCACCGAGCCCAGCAGCAGCCCCCGGAAACCGCCCAGCCCCCGGGAGCCGACCACCGTCAACGCCGCCCGACGGCTCAGCTCCACCAGGGCGTCGGCGGCGTCCTCCACCACCACCGAGGCCGTCACCTCCAACCCCGGCGCCAGCTCCCGCACCCGGGCCACGGCCGCCTCCGCCAGCTCCCGCGCCTCCTCGGGGGAGCGGGTGTGCACGGCGGTGTCCGGCGTCCCGTCCTCCCAGCCGCCCGAGCCGACCGGCCCGCCCTTCGGGGGGACCGACCAGGGCCGACCGTGCACCACCTCCAAGGGCACCCCGCGGCGCCCGGCCTGCGTCACCGCCTCCTCCAGGGCGAGCCCGGAGCGCCGGGAACCGTCCACCCCGACGGCCACGTGACCTCGAAGTCGGGCACCGGTGTCGGGGCCGGCGTCCATCGTCCTCACCTCCCGTCCGGCCGCACGGCGGCGGAACGCGGGTGCGCGTCCCACTCCACCAGACTGACCGGTAAATCCACTTTCCGCCTGATCTGCCGGCCCCTTGGCCCCCGGACCGGTGAGCCGGTCAGGCGTGCGGGACCACCGCCACGGGTGCCGCGCAGTGGTGCATCACCGCGTGGGTGACCGGCCCGGTGTGGAAGCCCAGCGGCGAACGGCGGCCGCGACGACCCACGACCACCAGGCAGGCGTGCTCCGACGCGTCCAGCAGGTGGTGCGAGACCCGTCCGATCACCGCCCGGGTCCTGACCTCCACGTCCGGGTACCGCTCCCGCCAGGGCCGCACCGCGTTCTCCAGCGCCAGAGCCTTCTCCTCGGCCAGGTCGTCCAGCAGGTGCGGGCCGACCGCCACCGGGCTGATGCCGTAGACCGGCGGCGGGTCCCAACCGTGGAGGACCTCCAGCACCACCCCGCGCCGATCGGCCGCGCCGAACGCGAACGCCGCGACCTCCTCGTGCGGCCTGGTCAGGTCCACCCCCACCACCACGTCCCCCGCCGGCTCGGCGGAAATCTCCTCGCCCTCGGCGCCGGCCCGCACCAGCACCACCGGACACGCGACGTGGGCCACCGTCGACAACGCCACGGAACCGACCAGGAAACCCGCGAGCGCCCCCCTGCCGCGGCTCCCCAGCACCAGCACCTCGGCCTCGTCCACGGAGTCCCGCAACACCTCCGCCGGACGCCCGGCCAGGCGGTCGACCACCACCTCCAGCCCTGGATGCCGGCGCACGAGCTCGGCCGTCACCTCGTCCGGGATCCGCTCCCACCGCTCCTGCGCCCGGGGGTCCACAGGCGGGTGGGCGCGGGTCTCCCACACCTGTGCGATCCGCAGCGGCAGTCCGCGGCGCGTCGCCTCCAGGGCCGCCCAGCGCGCCGCGGCCAGACTCTCGCGTGATCCGTCCAGCCCCACGGTGACGGTGCGGGTCATGGGCCATGCACCTCCAACACTCCCGGGAGCGGTGGTCCGCCCCGACTCCGGGCCGATGCCGGGTACCCCGGTGGGTGGGGGATACGGGCGGGGCGGGAGAACCCTCCGCCCTCGCCCGGCGTTCGTGGGGTCGCTTTCTTCAGGAGGCGGCGTTCCGCCCTCCCTGGTTCGCCATATGATCTGCTTGGCACATTATTTCGACGGTGTCGTCCTCCCTCTCCCCCGCCTCCGTTCGGGCGGGGGAAGACACTCGACCCCGACGCCCCACGGCCGGACACCGGCGACCGCTCGGGGAACGCCGGACCCCGGAGCTCAGGGACCGGGGTGCGAGATGCCCTCGATGTCGCTCTGCGCGACGCTCAGCAGCTTTCGCGCCAGATCGTTCATGGCCCGACCCGCGGCGAGTTCGTCGCCGATCTCCGGGATGTCCCGGTCGTGCGGGTTGCGCCGTGCGACGCCCTGTCCGGTGATCGCCGTGTCGCCGATGTCCAACACCGCGCGCGCCTTGGTCGTCCCGCCGTCCTCGAAGAGGTGGAGGCGTACCTTCCAGTCCTGTGTGTGCGTCATCGTCTGCTCCCTGTGGTGACGTGGGGCCGACGCGGTCCGGAGCTCGACGGGCCGGTACGGCCGGACCCCTCCCTCCGGGAAGGGCGACGGAGACCGGGTCGAGACGGGACGGGGACGGGGATCCGCCGACCGGGCCCGGACCCGCGGGGAAGACCGAAGCGGCCCGCGGCGGCGGGAACGCGCCGATCGCCGCGTGGACGCGCGACCGACCGGTTCGGGTCCGACATCCGCGTGGATGCCGACCGTCCGGGCCGCTTCGGCCGTCGCCGCGTCCGGCATCGACGGCACCTCCTCGGCGTCGACGCGCCTTGGGCTCCTCGATTCCACCGTAACCCCGGGGTCGTCGGGGTTCCATCGCACGGGAGCGCGCGAGGGCACGGCACGGGCCCCGGGCGGCAGCCTGGTCACCGTCCGGGGCCCTCCTGTGGGGCCGTGCTCCGCCGGACTACTCGGTCACGGTGATCTGCGACGCGGGGTCGGTCACGTCCGTGATGTCGTAGACGGCGTTGAAGATGGAGCTGGTGGCGCTGGTCGGGCAGCCGAACCCGCCGACGACGTCCACCGGCACGGCGGCGTTGACGAAGGACAGCTTGGAGGGCGATCCGTTGGTCCAGCCGCCCGCCACGGTGGCACCGCCGTCGGGGGCCGCGGTCACCGTGCAGTTGGCCAGCCCGCTGGTCTTCAGGACGAAGCCGCCCCGCGGCATGGCCAGGCTCGCGGTGGAGGGGTCGCCGTGTCGGACGGAGACGCCCCAGGAGCCGGAGGTGGTGATGGTGGCCCACACGCCCGGCATGCTGGTCCGGCACGAACCGTAGGTGGGCGCGTTGAGCGGACCGCCGACCGGGCCCGCGGCGTTGCTGTTGTCCGGAGCGTCCGGAATCCGGTTGGCGTCGTCGGTGCCCGTCGGCGAGGTGGGCCGGGAACTGGAGACCGTGCAGGTCACGGTCACGCTGCCCGCCTTGAAGGTGGCGTTGCCGGTCAGGTCGGCCGCGAAGTAGTGGCCGGCGGGGCCGACCGTGGTGGAGCCCGCGACGGCCTGCCGAGCCGTCGCGGTCCCGGTCCCGGCCAGCGCCAGGGCGGCCGCGGCGGCCAGTCCGGCGCCGGCCGCGACCGTTCCGCGGGCGGCACGGCGGAGGGTGGAGGGGGTTGGCGAACGGTGCGTCACACTGTCTCCTCTGATGGTTGGGGCGAGGGGTGGGGGGACGGCGGTGCGTCCGGCTGCCAGCCGAAGAGCATCGCGCCGCCGATGACACCGGCGACCGTCCCGATCAGGAAGCCGCCGAGATTGGAGAGCACCAGGGCCGTCGCGGCGACCATGGCGGTGAGGATTCCGGCGAGCGAGCGGTACTGGGGCGCGAACCAGGCCGACAGTCCCATCACGACCATGACGGCGCCCAGGAGGACGGACCCGGCCCCCGCCACCCCCTGATGCAGCATCACCTTCATCGGCGCCAGGGGGATGACGGCGATCTCCACGCCCGCGACGACGGTGATCAGTCCGCCCCAGAAGGGCCTGCCGCGACGCCAGCGCCGCCACCTCAGAAGCATTCGCGCTTGCCCCGGGTGATCTTCATGCTCAGGCCGGGGAGCTTGAAGGTCCCGGCGTTGGTGGCCCAGGCGACCTGCCTCAGGTCGGAGATCTCGATGGTGTCGGCCTGCTGGGAGAAGGCGTCCTGCATGCCCTGGGCGCCTTCGGGGCCCTTGTCGAGCGTGGAGGCGTCACGGCCGATCTCGATGTTCTCGAAGGACGCGTCGCCGGAGAGCTGGGTGGCGTCCACGAACAGGTCGGTGGCCTCGACCGGCTTCTTCTTGCCGGCGGTCAGGTTCAGCGAGATGTCCCCGAGGAGGGGCAGGGTGGTGACGACCGACTGGCACAGGCCGTGGAGGTCCGCTTCCTTGATGCCGGTCACGGCCACGGGGAGCAGGTCCTCGCGGGCGTTGACGTCCACACTTCCGTACTGGACGAAACCGGTTCCCTCAAGCCGCTCCGCGGAGACCTTGAACTGCTGCCCGGAGACCGCGAACGACGCCGCGAGCGCGCCCTGGGCCAGGGCGACGGCCAGCGCTCCGGTGACGGCGAAGCCGGGCACGGACACGGCGGCGAACCGGCGCCATCCGACACGGCCGGTGACGGGTCTTTCCTGAACGTCCTTCATCACACACCCCTCCGGCGGTCCGCGACGCCCGCGGACGCGCCTCTGGCATCGAACTGCGACGGATCGGTGGCTCGTCGGATCTGTGCTCGGTGGTGCGGCTCCACCCGCGGCCGTGGATCGCGCACGGGGGCCATCCGGTATTAGTGGACATGTCAATACCGGCGAGTAGCATGACTGTAGGTGTGCCGGTGGTCACCGGCAAGAATCCTCACAGCTCCTTTTCGGCCATTCGGAGCCCGTCCCGCGTCTCCGGAGAACCGAGGAGCTCCGACAGGCCCGCCCCGTCGCCGACCTGTCGGGGCCGACGGATCCACGCCACGCGGACCGGCAGCCCGCCGGGACGCGGAGACGGTCGCGGCCCGTGCCCCCGGGGCCGGAGCGGATCGGCAGAATGGGCGCGTGAGGCGCTTGGAGACGACCGCGCGGACCCGTGCCCGCATGAGCCGGCAGCGGAGCCGCGACACCGAGGTGGAACTGGCACTGCGACGGGCCCTGCACGCCTCCGGCCTGAGGTACCGGGTCCACCGGCGGCCGGTGAAGGGCGTGCGGCGGGAGGCCGACATCGTGTTCGGGCCGGCCCGCGTCGCGGTGTTCGTGGACGGCTGCTTCTGGCACGGCTGCCCGCAGCACGCGACCTGGCCGAAGAACAACGCCGAGTTCTGGCGCCGGAAGATCGAGGGGAACCGCACCCGGGACCTCGACACCGACGCCCGGCTGGCGGACGCCGGTTGGGCCGCGGTGCGGGTCTGGGAGCACGAGGACCCGGCGGAGGCCGCGGCGAGGATCGCCGCGCTGGTGGCGGAGAGACGCGGCGGCGGGCCCGGAGCCTGAGAACCCGTCGGAGCGTCGGCACGCCCCCGTCCGGCCGGGACCCGGTGGAGGCGGCACGCCCCCGCACGGGCCCGCCCGTCCCGCCGCCGCTCCCACCCGGTGGGACCGTCAGGTCGCCCAGGAGGTCTCGCCGCGCGTGGCCGAGTCCAACGCCGCCAGGTGCCCGTCCCGTTCCTCCTCGCCCAGCCCCAGTGCTGCGGACAGGACGTGCAGGGCCAGGCGCGGCGGAATGGCGTTGCCTATCTGCTGGGCGACGGCGCGGCCCCGCCACGGGTAGTCCGCCGGGAAGGTCTGCAACCGCCCCGCCTCGGAGAAGCTGAACCGGGGCTCCTCGACGCCGTCGGGGCCCACCACACGGTTGCGGGAGATCTTCCCCGTGACGGTGGCGGCCGGTTCGGTCGACCGGCGCCGCCCCCGGGCCCTGGGGTCGCCGCCGGTGCCGTAGTTGGAGACCACCACGAACGGACCGGGCCGGTCGAGGACCTCGCCCATCGACACCCACGGCTTCCGGG carries:
- a CDS encoding universal stress protein, producing MDAGPDTGARLRGHVAVGVDGSRRSGLALEEAVTQAGRRGVPLEVVHGRPWSVPPKGGPVGSGGWEDGTPDTAVHTRSPEEARELAEAAVARVRELAPGLEVTASVVVEDAADALVELSRRAALTVVGSRGLGGFRGLLLGSVSLRAAAHVVGPLMVVRGELPPEHERVPRGTVLLGLEGEDDHAAVEAAFEEARTRDAALTVLHAWIYHRLAPPGEPLMPTGPLRQDMARIGRSEEVLVEQVLDPFRERYPEVTVRARTVTGGAARLLVEASGEADVAVVAAHRGRGRAALRLGPVVHSLLHHAHCPVLLVPAVRGGGGVGGVGGGGVR
- a CDS encoding DUF1876 domain-containing protein gives rise to the protein MTHTQDWKVRLHLFEDGGTTKARAVLDIGDTAITGQGVARRNPHDRDIPEIGDELAAGRAMNDLARKLLSVAQSDIEGISHPGP
- a CDS encoding DUF6114 domain-containing protein, with the protein product MLLRWRRWRRGRPFWGGLITVVAGVEIAVIPLAPMKVMLHQGVAGAGSVLLGAVMVVMGLSAWFAPQYRSLAGILTAMVAATALVLSNLGGFLIGTVAGVIGGAMLFGWQPDAPPSPHPSPQPSEETV
- a CDS encoding universal stress protein produces the protein MTRTVTVGLDGSRESLAAARWAALEATRRGLPLRIAQVWETRAHPPVDPRAQERWERIPDEVTAELVRRHPGLEVVVDRLAGRPAEVLRDSVDEAEVLVLGSRGRGALAGFLVGSVALSTVAHVACPVVLVRAGAEGEEISAEPAGDVVVGVDLTRPHEEVAAFAFGAADRRGVVLEVLHGWDPPPVYGISPVAVGPHLLDDLAEEKALALENAVRPWRERYPDVEVRTRAVIGRVSHHLLDASEHACLVVVGRRGRRSPLGFHTGPVTHAVMHHCAAPVAVVPHA
- a CDS encoding NAD(P)-dependent oxidoreductase gives rise to the protein MDVVAYGVVADERPLLENAFRGRHRLRCLDLVLDRDTATTAAGCAVVCSSVNDVLDERVLTALADGGTRLVTQRATGHNNIDLEAARRLGLSVARVSSYSPHSVAEFAWALALAVNRRVPRAVSRTRDFDFRLDGLLGRDFHGRTAGILGTGRIGAAFARIAAGFGMRLLGADVARNPECEALGVEYVDRDRLFAEADLVSLHLPLLPDTHHVVDAAALRRMKDDAILVNTSRGGLIDAQALVETLRAGRLDGVGLDVYEEEAGVFFFDRSLEVMTDDTLARLMTFRNVLVSSHQAYFTRDAVGQIVDATARTVEDHLAGRVSENFLVPPPAPH
- a CDS encoding DUF6230 family protein encodes the protein MKDVQERPVTGRVGWRRFAAVSVPGFAVTGALAVALAQGALAASFAVSGQQFKVSAERLEGTGFVQYGSVDVNAREDLLPVAVTGIKEADLHGLCQSVVTTLPLLGDISLNLTAGKKKPVEATDLFVDATQLSGDASFENIEIGRDASTLDKGPEGAQGMQDAFSQQADTIEISDLRQVAWATNAGTFKLPGLSMKITRGKRECF
- a CDS encoding DNA mismatch endonuclease Vsr; this translates as MRRLETTARTRARMSRQRSRDTEVELALRRALHASGLRYRVHRRPVKGVRREADIVFGPARVAVFVDGCFWHGCPQHATWPKNNAEFWRRKIEGNRTRDLDTDARLADAGWAAVRVWEHEDPAEAAARIAALVAERRGGGPGA